One segment of Falco rusticolus isolate bFalRus1 chromosome 3, bFalRus1.pri, whole genome shotgun sequence DNA contains the following:
- the ZBTB8B gene encoding zinc finger and BTB domain-containing protein 8B isoform X2, translating to MEMQSYYAKLLGELNEQRKRDFFCDCSIIVEGRIFKAHKNILFANSGYFRALLIHYIQDSGRHSTASLDIVTSEAFSIILDFLYSGKLDLCGENVIEVMSAASYLQMTDVVNFCKTYIRSSLDICRKIEREAAFYQADSGSASSAREGTSYGSKSQCSASVSSLQEKERISDCQRDPPCGECSSCHPLELVVRDPVSSDSPDDVNSSLPKGVEPKVEFDSDEVEVEVGERLPQYPTPLSLEQMEEGLHGGQAMDLACNNYHMKQFLEALLRNSSAQRKDDVVHHFVRGFEGRPEDAGVAMSSMMDIHSDWYGEDTGDVLVVPIKLHKCPFCPYTAKQKGILKRHIRSHTGERPYPCETCGKRFTRQEHLRSHALSVHRSNKPIICKGCRRTFTSSLSQGLRRFGLCDSCTCVTTTHEDSMPINLSLMEPSSEGQEKGDADNDWPIYVESGEENDPADDDDADGDDKQEIHRSLSDRETLM from the exons ATGGAGATGCAGTCGTACTATGCCAAGCTCCTGGGAGAGCTCAACGAGCAGCGCAAGAGGGACTTCTTCTGCGACTGCAGCATTATCGTGGAGGGGAGGATCTTCAAAGCGCACAAAAACATCCTGTTTGCCAACAGTGGCTATTTCCGAGCCCTCCTGATCCACTACATCCAAGATAGTGGACGCCACAGCACCGCTTCTCTGGACATTGTCACCTCGGAGGCTTTCTCCATCATCCTCGATTTCCTCTACTCCGGGAAGCTGGATCTCTGTGGGGAAAACGTGATTGAGGTGATGTCTGCAGCTAGCTATTTGCAGATGACCGATGTGGTCAACTTCTGCAAAACGTATATAAGGTCTTCGTTAGATATTTGCAGGAAAATAGAGAGAGAAGCTGCTTTCTATCAGGCTGATAGTGGGAGCGCTAGTTCTGCGAGAGAGGGCACCTCGTACGGCTCCAAGAGCCAGTGCTCTGCCTCTGTCTCTTCcctgcaggaaaaggaaaggatttcGGATTGCCAGAGAGATCCTCCCTGCGGTGagtgcagcagctgccatcCCCTGGAGCTTGTGGTCAGAGACCCTGTAAGCAGTGACTCTCCAGATGACGTTAATTCCTCGCTGCCTAAGGGGGTGGAACCCAAAGTGGAGTTTGACTCGGATGAAGTAGAGGTAGAAGTGGGTGAACGGCTGCCGCAGTATCCGACTCCGTTGTCCCTCGAGCAGATGGAAGAGGGGCTGCACGGCGGGCAGGCGATGGACCTGGCCTGCAATAACTATCATATGAAACAATTCCTAGAGGCCCTTTTGCGCAACAGCTCAGCTCAGAGAAAGGATGATGTGGTTCATCACTTTGTCCGGGGCTTTGAGGGTAGGCCAGAGGATGCAGGGGTAGCCATGAGTTCCATGATGGACATTCACAGCGACTGGTATGGTGAGGACACAG gtGATGTGTTAGTTGTGCCAATCAAGCTTCACAAATGTCCGTTCTGTCCCTACACGGCTAAACAGAAAGGAATACTAAAACGGCACATTCGCTCTCACACAGGTGAGAGACCCTACCCCTGTGAGACGTGTGGGAAACGTTTCACTCGGCAGGAACACCTTCGGAGTCATGCTTTAAGT GTGCATCGATCAAACAAGCCAATTATCTGTAAAGGTTGCAGGAGAACATTCACAAGTAGCCTGTCCCAAGGATTGCGACGCTTTGGCTTGTGCGACAGCTGCACCTGTGTGACCACTACCCACGAGGACTCGATGCCCATTAACCTCAGCCTAATGGAACCTTCATCAGAAGGCCAAGAGAAGGGTGATGCCGATAACGATTGGCCCATATATGTGGAGTCTGGAGAGGAAAACGATCCAgctgatgatgatgatgccGATGGTGATGACAAGCAGGAAATCCACAGGAGTTTGTCAGACCGAGAAACGCTTATGTAG
- the ZBTB8B gene encoding zinc finger and BTB domain-containing protein 8B isoform X1 — translation MEMQSYYAKLLGELNEQRKRDFFCDCSIIVEGRIFKAHKNILFANSGYFRALLIHYIQDSGRHSTASLDIVTSEAFSIILDFLYSGKLDLCGENVIEVMSAASYLQMTDVVNFCKTYIRSSLDICRKIEREAAFYQADSGSASSAREGTSYGSKSQCSASVSSLQEKERISDCQRDPPCGECSSCHPLELVVRDPVSSDSPDDVNSSLPKGVEPKVEFDSDEVEVEVGERLPQYPTPLSLEQMEEGLHGGQAMDLACNNYHMKQFLEALLRNSSAQRKDDVVHHFVRGFEGRPEDAGVAMSSMMDIHSDWYGEDTDSLFSCWSPEVSLLSQAQHLLGCLTLAGISPSSSVGDLEKKKIISICISPEVDNKDLGILSAYGDVLVVPIKLHKCPFCPYTAKQKGILKRHIRSHTGERPYPCETCGKRFTRQEHLRSHALSVHRSNKPIICKGCRRTFTSSLSQGLRRFGLCDSCTCVTTTHEDSMPINLSLMEPSSEGQEKGDADNDWPIYVESGEENDPADDDDADGDDKQEIHRSLSDRETLM, via the exons ATGGAGATGCAGTCGTACTATGCCAAGCTCCTGGGAGAGCTCAACGAGCAGCGCAAGAGGGACTTCTTCTGCGACTGCAGCATTATCGTGGAGGGGAGGATCTTCAAAGCGCACAAAAACATCCTGTTTGCCAACAGTGGCTATTTCCGAGCCCTCCTGATCCACTACATCCAAGATAGTGGACGCCACAGCACCGCTTCTCTGGACATTGTCACCTCGGAGGCTTTCTCCATCATCCTCGATTTCCTCTACTCCGGGAAGCTGGATCTCTGTGGGGAAAACGTGATTGAGGTGATGTCTGCAGCTAGCTATTTGCAGATGACCGATGTGGTCAACTTCTGCAAAACGTATATAAGGTCTTCGTTAGATATTTGCAGGAAAATAGAGAGAGAAGCTGCTTTCTATCAGGCTGATAGTGGGAGCGCTAGTTCTGCGAGAGAGGGCACCTCGTACGGCTCCAAGAGCCAGTGCTCTGCCTCTGTCTCTTCcctgcaggaaaaggaaaggatttcGGATTGCCAGAGAGATCCTCCCTGCGGTGagtgcagcagctgccatcCCCTGGAGCTTGTGGTCAGAGACCCTGTAAGCAGTGACTCTCCAGATGACGTTAATTCCTCGCTGCCTAAGGGGGTGGAACCCAAAGTGGAGTTTGACTCGGATGAAGTAGAGGTAGAAGTGGGTGAACGGCTGCCGCAGTATCCGACTCCGTTGTCCCTCGAGCAGATGGAAGAGGGGCTGCACGGCGGGCAGGCGATGGACCTGGCCTGCAATAACTATCATATGAAACAATTCCTAGAGGCCCTTTTGCGCAACAGCTCAGCTCAGAGAAAGGATGATGTGGTTCATCACTTTGTCCGGGGCTTTGAGGGTAGGCCAGAGGATGCAGGGGTAGCCATGAGTTCCATGATGGACATTCACAGCGACTGGTATGGTGAGGACACAG ACTCACTTTTCAGCTGCTGGTCACCTGAGGTTTCACTGCTTTCCCAAGCGCAGCACTTGTTGGGATGTCTCACGTTGGCAGGAATATCTCCAAGCAGCAGTGTCGGGGACCTGGAGAAGAAGAAGATCATATCCATATGCATTTCTCCTGAAGTGGACAATAAGGATTTGGGCATTTTATCTGCTTATG gtGATGTGTTAGTTGTGCCAATCAAGCTTCACAAATGTCCGTTCTGTCCCTACACGGCTAAACAGAAAGGAATACTAAAACGGCACATTCGCTCTCACACAGGTGAGAGACCCTACCCCTGTGAGACGTGTGGGAAACGTTTCACTCGGCAGGAACACCTTCGGAGTCATGCTTTAAGT GTGCATCGATCAAACAAGCCAATTATCTGTAAAGGTTGCAGGAGAACATTCACAAGTAGCCTGTCCCAAGGATTGCGACGCTTTGGCTTGTGCGACAGCTGCACCTGTGTGACCACTACCCACGAGGACTCGATGCCCATTAACCTCAGCCTAATGGAACCTTCATCAGAAGGCCAAGAGAAGGGTGATGCCGATAACGATTGGCCCATATATGTGGAGTCTGGAGAGGAAAACGATCCAgctgatgatgatgatgccGATGGTGATGACAAGCAGGAAATCCACAGGAGTTTGTCAGACCGAGAAACGCTTATGTAG
- the ZBTB8B gene encoding zinc finger and BTB domain-containing protein 8B isoform X3 produces MEMQSYYAKLLGELNEQRKRDFFCDCSIIVEGRIFKAHKNILFANSGYFRALLIHYIQDSGRHSTASLDIVTSEAFSIILDFLYSGKLDLCGENVIEEKERISDCQRDPPCGECSSCHPLELVVRDPVSSDSPDDVNSSLPKGVEPKVEFDSDEVEVEVGERLPQYPTPLSLEQMEEGLHGGQAMDLACNNYHMKQFLEALLRNSSAQRKDDVVHHFVRGFEGRPEDAGVAMSSMMDIHSDWYGEDTDSLFSCWSPEVSLLSQAQHLLGCLTLAGISPSSSVGDLEKKKIISICISPEVDNKDLGILSAYGDVLVVPIKLHKCPFCPYTAKQKGILKRHIRSHTGERPYPCETCGKRFTRQEHLRSHALSVHRSNKPIICKGCRRTFTSSLSQGLRRFGLCDSCTCVTTTHEDSMPINLSLMEPSSEGQEKGDADNDWPIYVESGEENDPADDDDADGDDKQEIHRSLSDRETLM; encoded by the exons ATGGAGATGCAGTCGTACTATGCCAAGCTCCTGGGAGAGCTCAACGAGCAGCGCAAGAGGGACTTCTTCTGCGACTGCAGCATTATCGTGGAGGGGAGGATCTTCAAAGCGCACAAAAACATCCTGTTTGCCAACAGTGGCTATTTCCGAGCCCTCCTGATCCACTACATCCAAGATAGTGGACGCCACAGCACCGCTTCTCTGGACATTGTCACCTCGGAGGCTTTCTCCATCATCCTCGATTTCCTCTACTCCGGGAAGCTGGATCTCTGTGGGGAAAACGTGATTGAG gaaaaggaaaggatttcGGATTGCCAGAGAGATCCTCCCTGCGGTGagtgcagcagctgccatcCCCTGGAGCTTGTGGTCAGAGACCCTGTAAGCAGTGACTCTCCAGATGACGTTAATTCCTCGCTGCCTAAGGGGGTGGAACCCAAAGTGGAGTTTGACTCGGATGAAGTAGAGGTAGAAGTGGGTGAACGGCTGCCGCAGTATCCGACTCCGTTGTCCCTCGAGCAGATGGAAGAGGGGCTGCACGGCGGGCAGGCGATGGACCTGGCCTGCAATAACTATCATATGAAACAATTCCTAGAGGCCCTTTTGCGCAACAGCTCAGCTCAGAGAAAGGATGATGTGGTTCATCACTTTGTCCGGGGCTTTGAGGGTAGGCCAGAGGATGCAGGGGTAGCCATGAGTTCCATGATGGACATTCACAGCGACTGGTATGGTGAGGACACAG ACTCACTTTTCAGCTGCTGGTCACCTGAGGTTTCACTGCTTTCCCAAGCGCAGCACTTGTTGGGATGTCTCACGTTGGCAGGAATATCTCCAAGCAGCAGTGTCGGGGACCTGGAGAAGAAGAAGATCATATCCATATGCATTTCTCCTGAAGTGGACAATAAGGATTTGGGCATTTTATCTGCTTATG gtGATGTGTTAGTTGTGCCAATCAAGCTTCACAAATGTCCGTTCTGTCCCTACACGGCTAAACAGAAAGGAATACTAAAACGGCACATTCGCTCTCACACAGGTGAGAGACCCTACCCCTGTGAGACGTGTGGGAAACGTTTCACTCGGCAGGAACACCTTCGGAGTCATGCTTTAAGT GTGCATCGATCAAACAAGCCAATTATCTGTAAAGGTTGCAGGAGAACATTCACAAGTAGCCTGTCCCAAGGATTGCGACGCTTTGGCTTGTGCGACAGCTGCACCTGTGTGACCACTACCCACGAGGACTCGATGCCCATTAACCTCAGCCTAATGGAACCTTCATCAGAAGGCCAAGAGAAGGGTGATGCCGATAACGATTGGCCCATATATGTGGAGTCTGGAGAGGAAAACGATCCAgctgatgatgatgatgccGATGGTGATGACAAGCAGGAAATCCACAGGAGTTTGTCAGACCGAGAAACGCTTATGTAG
- the ZBTB8B gene encoding zinc finger and BTB domain-containing protein 8B isoform X4 — protein MEMQSYYAKLLGELNEQRKRDFFCDCSIIVEGRIFKAHKNILFANSGYFRALLIHYIQDSGRHSTASLDIVTSEAFSIILDFLYSGKLDLCGENVIEVMSAASYLQMTDVVNFCKTYIRSSLDICRKIEREAAFYQADSGSASSAREGTSYGSKSQCSASVSSLQEKERISDCQRDPPCGECSSCHPLELVVRDPVSSDSPDDVNSSLPKGVEPKVEFDSDEVEVEVGERLPQYPTPLSLEQMEEGLHGGQAMDLACNNYHMKQFLEALLRNSSAQRKDDVVHHFVRGFEGRPEDAGVAMSSMMDIHSDWYGEDTAAGHLRFHCFPKRSTCWDVSRWQEYLQAAVSGTWRRRRSYPYAFLLKWTIRIWAFYLLMLLVVLLPEDARNEKYKVLIKERCFHTFRLTDGMNTAYFQVSTSVPVILVPFTADRG, from the exons ATGGAGATGCAGTCGTACTATGCCAAGCTCCTGGGAGAGCTCAACGAGCAGCGCAAGAGGGACTTCTTCTGCGACTGCAGCATTATCGTGGAGGGGAGGATCTTCAAAGCGCACAAAAACATCCTGTTTGCCAACAGTGGCTATTTCCGAGCCCTCCTGATCCACTACATCCAAGATAGTGGACGCCACAGCACCGCTTCTCTGGACATTGTCACCTCGGAGGCTTTCTCCATCATCCTCGATTTCCTCTACTCCGGGAAGCTGGATCTCTGTGGGGAAAACGTGATTGAGGTGATGTCTGCAGCTAGCTATTTGCAGATGACCGATGTGGTCAACTTCTGCAAAACGTATATAAGGTCTTCGTTAGATATTTGCAGGAAAATAGAGAGAGAAGCTGCTTTCTATCAGGCTGATAGTGGGAGCGCTAGTTCTGCGAGAGAGGGCACCTCGTACGGCTCCAAGAGCCAGTGCTCTGCCTCTGTCTCTTCcctgcaggaaaaggaaaggatttcGGATTGCCAGAGAGATCCTCCCTGCGGTGagtgcagcagctgccatcCCCTGGAGCTTGTGGTCAGAGACCCTGTAAGCAGTGACTCTCCAGATGACGTTAATTCCTCGCTGCCTAAGGGGGTGGAACCCAAAGTGGAGTTTGACTCGGATGAAGTAGAGGTAGAAGTGGGTGAACGGCTGCCGCAGTATCCGACTCCGTTGTCCCTCGAGCAGATGGAAGAGGGGCTGCACGGCGGGCAGGCGATGGACCTGGCCTGCAATAACTATCATATGAAACAATTCCTAGAGGCCCTTTTGCGCAACAGCTCAGCTCAGAGAAAGGATGATGTGGTTCATCACTTTGTCCGGGGCTTTGAGGGTAGGCCAGAGGATGCAGGGGTAGCCATGAGTTCCATGATGGACATTCACAGCGACTGGTATGGTGAGGACACAG CTGCTGGTCACCTGAGGTTTCACTGCTTTCCCAAGCGCAGCACTTGTTGGGATGTCTCACGTTGGCAGGAATATCTCCAAGCAGCAGTGTCGGGGACCTGGAGAAGAAGAAGATCATATCCATATGCATTTCTCCTGAAGTGGACAATAAGGATTTGGGCATTTTATCTGCTTATG CTTTTAGTGGTCCTGCTACCTGAAGACGCCAGGAATGAGAAGTACAAGGTCCTGATAAAAGAACGGTGTTTTCACACTTTCAGGCTGACAGATGGGATGAATACCGCTTACTTTCAGGTGTCTACATCTGTTCCAGTCATCCTGGTCCCCTTCACAGCTGATAGAGGGTAA
- the ZBTB8B gene encoding zinc finger and BTB domain-containing protein 8B isoform X6 produces the protein MEMQSYYAKLLGELNEQRKRDFFCDCSIIVEGRIFKAHKNILFANSGYFRALLIHYIQDSGRHSTASLDIVTSEAFSIILDFLYSGKLDLCGENVIEVMSAASYLQMTDVVNFCKTYIRSSLDICRKIEREAAFYQADSGSASSAREGTSYGSKSQCSASVSSLQEKERISDCQRDPPCGECSSCHPLELVVRDPVSSDSPDDVNSSLPKGVEPKVEFDSDEVEVEVGERLPQYPTPLSLEQMEEGLHGGQAMDLACNNYHMKQFLEALLRNSSAQRKDDVVHHFVRGFEGRPEDAGVAMSSMMDIHSDWYGEDTDSLFSCWSPEVSLLSQAQHLLGCLTLAGISPSSSVGDLEKKKIISICISPEVDNKDLGILSAYAFSGPAT, from the exons ATGGAGATGCAGTCGTACTATGCCAAGCTCCTGGGAGAGCTCAACGAGCAGCGCAAGAGGGACTTCTTCTGCGACTGCAGCATTATCGTGGAGGGGAGGATCTTCAAAGCGCACAAAAACATCCTGTTTGCCAACAGTGGCTATTTCCGAGCCCTCCTGATCCACTACATCCAAGATAGTGGACGCCACAGCACCGCTTCTCTGGACATTGTCACCTCGGAGGCTTTCTCCATCATCCTCGATTTCCTCTACTCCGGGAAGCTGGATCTCTGTGGGGAAAACGTGATTGAGGTGATGTCTGCAGCTAGCTATTTGCAGATGACCGATGTGGTCAACTTCTGCAAAACGTATATAAGGTCTTCGTTAGATATTTGCAGGAAAATAGAGAGAGAAGCTGCTTTCTATCAGGCTGATAGTGGGAGCGCTAGTTCTGCGAGAGAGGGCACCTCGTACGGCTCCAAGAGCCAGTGCTCTGCCTCTGTCTCTTCcctgcaggaaaaggaaaggatttcGGATTGCCAGAGAGATCCTCCCTGCGGTGagtgcagcagctgccatcCCCTGGAGCTTGTGGTCAGAGACCCTGTAAGCAGTGACTCTCCAGATGACGTTAATTCCTCGCTGCCTAAGGGGGTGGAACCCAAAGTGGAGTTTGACTCGGATGAAGTAGAGGTAGAAGTGGGTGAACGGCTGCCGCAGTATCCGACTCCGTTGTCCCTCGAGCAGATGGAAGAGGGGCTGCACGGCGGGCAGGCGATGGACCTGGCCTGCAATAACTATCATATGAAACAATTCCTAGAGGCCCTTTTGCGCAACAGCTCAGCTCAGAGAAAGGATGATGTGGTTCATCACTTTGTCCGGGGCTTTGAGGGTAGGCCAGAGGATGCAGGGGTAGCCATGAGTTCCATGATGGACATTCACAGCGACTGGTATGGTGAGGACACAG ACTCACTTTTCAGCTGCTGGTCACCTGAGGTTTCACTGCTTTCCCAAGCGCAGCACTTGTTGGGATGTCTCACGTTGGCAGGAATATCTCCAAGCAGCAGTGTCGGGGACCTGGAGAAGAAGAAGATCATATCCATATGCATTTCTCCTGAAGTGGACAATAAGGATTTGGGCATTTTATCTGCTTATG CTTTTAGTGGTCCTGCTACCTGA
- the ZBTB8B gene encoding zinc finger and BTB domain-containing protein 8B isoform X5 — protein sequence MEMQSYYAKLLGELNEQRKRDFFCDCSIIVEGRIFKAHKNILFANSGYFRALLIHYIQDSGRHSTASLDIVTSEAFSIILDFLYSGKLDLCGENVIEVMSAASYLQMTDVVNFCKTYIRSSLDICRKIEREAAFYQADSGSASSAREGTSYGSKSQCSASVSSLQEKERISDCQRDPPCGECSSCHPLELVVRDPVSSDSPDDVNSSLPKGVEPKVEFDSDEVEVEVGERLPQYPTPLSLEQMEEGLHGGQAMDLACNNYHMKQFLEALLRNSSAQRKDDVVHHFVRGFEGRPEDAGVAMSSMMDIHSDWYGEDTDSLFSCWSPEVSLLSQAQHLLGCLTLAGISPSSSVGDLEKKKIISICISPEVDNKDLGILSAYGNAGAQLASSKLP from the exons ATGGAGATGCAGTCGTACTATGCCAAGCTCCTGGGAGAGCTCAACGAGCAGCGCAAGAGGGACTTCTTCTGCGACTGCAGCATTATCGTGGAGGGGAGGATCTTCAAAGCGCACAAAAACATCCTGTTTGCCAACAGTGGCTATTTCCGAGCCCTCCTGATCCACTACATCCAAGATAGTGGACGCCACAGCACCGCTTCTCTGGACATTGTCACCTCGGAGGCTTTCTCCATCATCCTCGATTTCCTCTACTCCGGGAAGCTGGATCTCTGTGGGGAAAACGTGATTGAGGTGATGTCTGCAGCTAGCTATTTGCAGATGACCGATGTGGTCAACTTCTGCAAAACGTATATAAGGTCTTCGTTAGATATTTGCAGGAAAATAGAGAGAGAAGCTGCTTTCTATCAGGCTGATAGTGGGAGCGCTAGTTCTGCGAGAGAGGGCACCTCGTACGGCTCCAAGAGCCAGTGCTCTGCCTCTGTCTCTTCcctgcaggaaaaggaaaggatttcGGATTGCCAGAGAGATCCTCCCTGCGGTGagtgcagcagctgccatcCCCTGGAGCTTGTGGTCAGAGACCCTGTAAGCAGTGACTCTCCAGATGACGTTAATTCCTCGCTGCCTAAGGGGGTGGAACCCAAAGTGGAGTTTGACTCGGATGAAGTAGAGGTAGAAGTGGGTGAACGGCTGCCGCAGTATCCGACTCCGTTGTCCCTCGAGCAGATGGAAGAGGGGCTGCACGGCGGGCAGGCGATGGACCTGGCCTGCAATAACTATCATATGAAACAATTCCTAGAGGCCCTTTTGCGCAACAGCTCAGCTCAGAGAAAGGATGATGTGGTTCATCACTTTGTCCGGGGCTTTGAGGGTAGGCCAGAGGATGCAGGGGTAGCCATGAGTTCCATGATGGACATTCACAGCGACTGGTATGGTGAGGACACAG ACTCACTTTTCAGCTGCTGGTCACCTGAGGTTTCACTGCTTTCCCAAGCGCAGCACTTGTTGGGATGTCTCACGTTGGCAGGAATATCTCCAAGCAGCAGTGTCGGGGACCTGGAGAAGAAGAAGATCATATCCATATGCATTTCTCCTGAAGTGGACAATAAGGATTTGGGCATTTTATCTGCTTATGGTAATGCTGGTGCACAACTTGCCTCGTCCAAACTGCCTTAG
- the BSDC1 gene encoding BSD domain-containing protein 1 — MAEGEDAGWWRSWLQQSYQAVKEKSTEALEFMKRDLAEFTQVVQHDTACTIAATASVVKDKLARAEGSSGATEKVRKGLSDFLGVISDTFAPSPDKTIDCDVITLMATPTGTTEPYDSAKARLYSLQSDPATYCNEPDGPAELLEAWLTQFNLEEKKGEIAELLATSPSIRALYTKMVPVAVSHSEFWQRYFYKVHRLEQDEARREALKQRAEQSIHQEEPGWEEDEEEFLGMSPLPCANVKFPGAAEKESAPAALEGSHPTAHKGPSEESWAVLPPELAPAEGSPSESSESISLVTQIANPASVPAAQLQTGAQPAGTRDLSQRLLEATVEEQSSLPKSPEPGHLSAPARESAASSEQPTVTELKEVESKAQGRTETLKEEGPTDLRVFELNSDSGKSTPSNNGKKGSSTDISEDWEKDFDLDMTEEEVQLALSKVEMSGELEDEEWEDWE, encoded by the exons ATGGCGGAGGG ggaggACGCGGGCTGGTGGcggagctggctgcagcagagctatCAAGCCGTCAAGGAGAAG TCCACAGAAGCTTTGGAATTCATGAAACGGGACCTGGCTGAGTTCACTCAAGTAGTGCAGCATGATACGGCCTGCACTATCGCTGCTACAGCCAGTGTGGTCAAAGACAAGCTGGCA aGGGCAGAAGGTTCCTCAGGTGCAACTGAAAAGGTGAGGAAGGGGCTCTCTGACTTCCTGGGTGTCATCTCAGACACGTTTGCTCCCTCGCCGGATAAGACCATTGACTGCGATGTCATAACACTGATGGCAACGCCCACAGGTACCACAGAGCCCTATGACAGTGCCAAG GCTCGCCTCTACAGCCTTCAGTCAGACCCAGCCACCTACTGCAATGAACCTGATG GCCCTGCTGAGCTCCTTGAGGCCTGGCTCACTCAGTTTAACCtagaggagaagaaaggggagATCGCGGAGCTGTTGGCAACCAGCCCTTCAATCCGGGCTCTCTACACCAAAATG GTCCCTGTGGCTGTGTCCCATTCTGAATTCTGGCAGCGCTACTTCTATAAAGTGCATCGCCTGGAGCAG GATGAAGCCCGGAGGGAGGCTCTGAAGCAGCGAGCGGAGCAGAGCATTCACCAGGaggagccaggctgggaagAGGATGAAG AGGAGTTCTTGGGGATGTCACCCCTGCCTTGTGCAAACGTGAAAtttccaggagcagcagagaaagaatctgccccagcagccctggagggaagCCACCCCACTGCTCACAAGGGACCCTCAGAGGAGAGCTGGGCCGTCCTCCCTCcagagctggccccagcagAGGGGAGCCCCTCTGAGAGCAGTgagagcatctcccttgtgacTCAGATTGCAAACCCTgcttctgtgcctgctgcacaGCTACAGACTGGAGCGCAACCAGCTGGGACCAGAGACCTCTcccagaggctgctggaggCCACCGTGGAAGAGCAGAGCTCCCTGCCAAAGTCCCCAGAACCTGGTCATCTTTCTGCACCTGCCCGGGAGTCAGCAGCATCCTCAGAACAACCAACTGTTACAGAGCTCAAAGAGGTGGAAAGCAAAGCCCAGGGCAGGACAGAGACTCTGAAAGAGGAAGGACCAACAGATCTACGTGTCTTCGAGCTGAACTCGGATAGTGGGAAATCCACTCCCTCCAACAATGGCAAGAAAG GCTCCAGCACTGACATCAGTGAGGACTGGGAAAAAGACTTTGATTTGGACATGACTGAAGAGGAGGTGCAGCTGGCGCTCTCGAAGGTGGAAATGTCTGGGGAG CTGGAAGATGAAGAGTGGGAAGACTGGGAATAA
- the TSSK3 gene encoding testis-specific serine/threonine-protein kinase 3: MEGFLLAHGYQLSRTLGEGTYSKVKEAFSQKHQKKVAIKIIDKKEVPEDFIHKFLPRELQIVKCLNHRNIIRVHEMLKSTKGKICLVMELAEDGDIFDYVLREGPLPEPRARALFHQLVEAIWYCHDSGVVHRDLKCENALLQGNTLKLTDFGFAKLLPRDRRELSWTFCGSTAYAAPEVLQGIPHDSCKGDIWSMGIILYILLCARMPFDNTNIPQMLHQQQKGVSVPGHLGISKECQNLLRMLLEPDATLRPSIEVVSRHPWLTNP, encoded by the exons ATGGAGGGGTTTCTGCTTGCCCATGGCTACCAGCTCAGCAGGACCCTTGGGGAGGGGACCTACTCCAAGGTGAAGGAGGCTTTTTCCCAAAAGCACCAGAAGAAAGtggcaattaaaataattgataAGAAGGAAGTTCCAGAAG ACTTCATTCACAAATTCCTGCCCCGGGAGCTCCAGATCGTCAAGTGCTTGAACCACAGGAACATCATCCGCGTGCACGAGATGCTAAAATCCACCAAGGGGAAGATCTGCCTCGTGATGGAGCTGGCGGAGGACGGGGACATCTTTGACTATGTGCTCCGCGAGGGTCCCCTGCCCGAGCCCCGTGCCAGGGCGCTTTTCCACCAGCTGGTCGAGGCCATCTGGTACTGCCACGACAGCGGGGTGGTCCACCGCGACCTCAAGTGCGAGaatgccctgctgcagggcaacACCTTGAAGCTGACGGATTTTGGCTTTGCTaagctgctccccagggaccGCCGGGAGCTGAGCTGGACCTTCTGCGGCAGCACAGCCTACGCGGCGCCCGAGGTGCTGCAGGGCATACCCCACGACAGCTGCAAAGGCGACATCTGGAGCATGGGCATCATCCTCTACATCCTGCTCTGCGCGCGCATGCCCTTCGACAACACCAACATCCCACAGatgctgcaccagcagcagaaaggtgtCTCTGTCCCTGGGCACCTGGGCATCTCCAAGGAGTGCCAGAACCTCCTGAGAATGCTTCTGGAACCAGACGCAACCCTGAGACCCTCCATCGAGGTGGTCAGCAGGCACCCGTGGCTCACTAACCCCTGA